Below is a window of 'Nostoc azollae' 0708 DNA.
AATGCTGAAAACTGAGTATAGATTTGTTTTTCTTAGGGATCAATGTCGTAAGCAAATCGCTCAAGTATGGCTGCGTCTGTTTGAGGATTGATAAATTTAGTATTTTGGGAAAATGCTAGTTGGACTGCTTTCAACATTTGATCAGCAGTTTTGAGAGTAAAAATAATCTCTTCTGGTACACCAATAGCTAGTTGGATGGGTGCTACATAGTATGAAGTGATATTTGGTTGTCTACTGATAAAAGGTGTGGCCACTTTTCCAAGATCAGGACGCTGAATTGGTGGAACGGAAAGTACCGGATCTCACTTTCATTGTCCAGAAACTAAAGGTAGAGGTCTAACCAAGGCTAACTAACCTCGTCGAGACAATAAGTGATCTATAATCGGGGATAACTTCAATAATTCCTGGTTAGAAGTGTACAAAGAGCAGTAAATTTGTGATTGGGACTCAGTTAACTGCACAGGTAAAGAAGACTGTTGATAAACCTCTCCTTTTGCAGTACACAAAGTTTTGGGATTTGGGTACTGACGTTTGAGAAAACTTTCTACAGAATAAGTATTAATAGTTAATTGCCCCCGAACGGCTCTAATTTTTTTGGGGTCTGGGTTGCTAAGTGCTTACTCAAGTCGCGCAATTAAATAAATCTGCTGCTGTACTAGCCTCGTTACCATGGTATGAAATCTATCGGTTTCTTGTGCTGAAGCCGAATTTTGACTTAGTGGAAATGGAGACTTATATTCCATAGCTGAGGTGAAGCTAGGGGTGGAAATTAGTGGAAAAGGGACCAAAAGTCCCAAAAAGATTTTTTTCATTTCAGAAATGCAGATCAGAATAGGAGGATGAAAATCTAAAATAGATATTAAATTGGAAGAAAACAACAACTATCAAGAACTGTCAGTTTCTTTTACTTTCTGCAAAGTGGGTAACGGGTAATACTCTCGCCTCCGTTGCAGATTGGAGAAACTAATTCAATGGCTTTTGATGTTGATGCTTAAGGGTTTATTCTTTTTTCACTCCTAAATTCCTGAACTGCGGAGAGAGGCGCAAGCCATACTCTTAGTTTCAAAGAAAGCGTTGCCAGGTTGTTACCAGTGTTGAAACACGATTACATGAAAGTTTCCCAGGATCAGCCGATCTATTCTGAAGCCCCACTCCAGCTGCTGTTGTTTGTCGATGGACGGCCAAAGTCCCGCCAACAGGTACAGCGAATACGCGCGTATTTAAAAGAATTAGAGGCTCAGTATAGTTTTGAACTTCAAATGATTGATGTTGGGCAACAACCATATTTGGCGGAACATTTTAAATTAATAGCCACGCCTGCTTTAATCAAAATTCATCCTGAACCCCAGCAAACTCTAGCTGGCAGTAATATCATAGCCGAATTGAAAAACTGGTGGCCTCGATGGCAAACGGCTGTAGATGCTTTCTTAAAGTTACAGGAAGATTTGCAAGAACGTATAGAAGAGGATGGGCGGGGAACATCTCCTCAGTCTACAATCCGTTCTGTAGCTGTTTCTGCCGAGTTGATTAGGCTTTCGGATGAAATTTTTCACTTGAAGCAGGAAAAAGAGAAACTTCAAGAACAGCTACAATTTAAAGATCGAGTGATGTCAATGTTAGCACATGACCTCCGCAATCCTTTGACAGCTACGGCTATAGCTATAGAAACTCTGCAATCTAACTACAATGTAGAAGTGGGAGAATTTCAGCGCCTCAAACCAGCGATGACAGCCCAATTATTAAAACAAGCCCGGAATCAAACGCGAATAATTGATCGAATGATAGCTGACTTGTTACAAGTTGGTCGTGGTCATGACACGGAGTTTCCCATTGTTCCGCAAAAGCTGGAATTAGGTAAACTTAGTTTGGAGGTTTTGGAAGAATTGCGCGATCGCTACATTGCTAAATCACAAAAAATAGAAACAGATATTCCCAATGATTTACCCCGTGTATATGCAGATCCAGAACGCATTCGCCAAGTCTTGGTAAATCTTTTAGATAATGCTATTAAATATACACCTGGTGACGGCATCATCAGTTTGGCTGCACTGCACCGTACTACCCAAAAAGTCCAATTTACCATTGGTGATACTGGACCTGGTATTCCTCAGGAAAACCGC
It encodes the following:
- a CDS encoding histidine kinase, with product MLKHDYMKVSQDQPIYSEAPLQLLLFVDGRPKSRQQVQRIRAYLKELEAQYSFELQMIDVGQQPYLAEHFKLIATPALIKIHPEPQQTLAGSNIIAELKNWWPRWQTAVDAFLKLQEDLQERIEEDGRGTSPQSTIRSVAVSAELIRLSDEIFHLKQEKEKLQEQLQFKDRVMSMLAHDLRNPLTATAIAIETLQSNYNVEVGEFQRLKPAMTAQLLKQARNQTRIIDRMIADLLQVGRGHDTEFPIVPQKLELGKLSLEVLEELRDRYIAKSQKIETDIPNDLPRVYADPERIRQVLVNLLDNAIKYTPGDGIISLAALHRTTQKVQFTIGDTGPGIPQENRDRIFENHFRLQRDEGTDGYGIGLALCQRIVRAHYGQIWVDSGPHGGAWFHFTLPVYPS